AGCAGAGAGGCcgcctcagcccccagccttcACTGCGATCCCGGGGCTGACAACGGCTTGCCCCGGAGCAACGCGGCCGTCGAGGCGCGAAACCGGAGCGGAAGAGCGCAGGACGTGAGCCGCAGTCccgccgggcagggcagggcagggcagggcagggcagcgccACACTGACCATGGCAGCAGCGGCTGCCTCGGGCCGCTTCCAgccatggcaggcagggtctCCATATCGCCCCTTCCCATTGGCTATCGCCGCTACACCGCTGCTGTGGCAACTCTCACTCCCATTGGCTGGCGAGCCGGGGGCTCAAAGTAGTGGTCCGGAGCTGTACGATGGCGTTGGCAAAACGGTCCAAGAGCTTCCTGGCCCAGAGAAGAGCTCCGCCCTTCCTCCATGCGATTTGTCGATGGGAGGATGGTTCAGACCAATCAGCGCTCGCTGTGCGGCTGGCGCGATGCTCAGCCCAGGGCGTGCGGGAGGTGAAGCTGAGTGCTGGGCGGGGCCTGTGGAAGCGTGAGCGGGGATTGGtaggcggcggggccgggggcggggcccAGCGCGGGTAAGGGCGGGGGCGGAGGGCCTGAGGCGGCAGCGGAGTGGTGAGTGGGGAAGGGTCCGGGAATGGGGTGTAGGGGATGCTGTGAGGCCCGGGAATAACCTGCGGGAAAGAACCTGGCGGGGGGTTGCGGCTGGTCCAAGAGCGgttgaagatgagccagtgctgaacagcatcctggcttggatcagccacagtggggccagcaggaccagggccgggattgggcactggtgaggccacactttgaatcccgggctcagttttgggttccTCACTCCCAAAatgaccttgagaggctggagcgggtccagacaagggcaacgaagctggtgaagggtctggaggagcagctgagggaactggcgtccttcagcctggagaaagggaggctgaggggagaccttctggctctctgcagctctctgaaaggaggtgtgagccaggtgggggttgtctcttttcccagggaaATAAGTGCTAGGACAGGAAATTGTCacaagttgccccagggaaagtttagtttggacatgaggaacaattccttccccttgagggttgtcaagtgctggcccaggctgcccagggcagtgatggagacctcatccctgcaggggttgTGAAGGTGTGGAGATGGTGccgagggatgtggtttagtggtgtcCTCACAATGCTGGGTTAGTGATTGGACttaatcatcatccctggaggtgttcataaaaggattggacatggcacgtGAAGccttggtttagtagtcctgaggtgctgggtgacaggttggacttgatgatctttgaggtcttttccaaccttattgattctatgatcataaaggtcacttccaacccaaaccattctgtgctgctctgattcTGAGCCACCTAGAAGGCACTGCAGAGATTCTAAAGGATATGTAGACGtgctcctcagcctttccctctgaAGCCCATAGCAGTTTTCCCTAGAGCATTGAAGGTACACTTGAGACCTCCCTGAagctgcacagagcacagcctgttcctttcTTACGATCTGCGTGACTTAGCCCACTCCATCCTTCTGCTTTAGAGTAATGTCTTCAAACCTTCATTGCTACAACTAGAAACATGTTCTCAAAAGTCTGGTGAATAAAGCAATGTCCTCCTGTTTTGAAGGAATCAGCTTGGCAGAGAACCAGCTGCAAAATGGCTACGCACCTCCGATCGGTAAGTGAAGGATTGacaggagaggaagtggcctggaattgtgctggggagggttaggttggagattgggaacaatttctttcctgcaagagtggtcaggcattagaacaggctgcccagggaggtggtggagtccctatccctggaggtgttccagaagtgtgtggccatggcacctggggataTGTTtcaatggccgtggtggtgctgggttgcaggttggactcaatgatcgtggaggtctctttcaaccaaaacaattctgtgattccataattTGAAAGAGGCTTTGTGAAGGTTTGTCTAGCAAAAGTGTGCTTTCATAGATGTTTTttgggacacaaactggaagccaggagattccaccagaacaggaggagaaacctctctggtgtgaggatgctggagccctgcagcaggctgcccagagaggtcatggagtctcctctggagagatcccaaatcCAGTTGGATATGgtggtgatcctgggcaagctgctgtgaatgCCCCTGctttggaatagatgatctctagaggtcccttccaacccctccatgctgggattcagcCTGAGAAGATGATCCTGGTGTttggagccaggcagagggcgTTGTTCCCCCACACACTGAAGTGCAGCATGCAGCTCAAGCAGTCTCTTTTTAGGCAGATGGAGTGACAAAGGTTCAGGAGAAGAACATAACAATCTTGATGGAGTGGAGCAACTGCCTTTTGAGGAGGAACTGAAAAGGCTGCACCCCTCACGGAGGAGAGGACAGTGCAAAGGGGAGGGATGTGATGGCATTTAGAGGATCAGGAAGCTGAGGGGTAAAATACCAGCACTTTGAGCAGAAGCTTTGTTGAAGGCTGTAGAAACCAGAAGCTCCCTAAACACTCATCACCTTTGTGTGGCTTGCTGGGGTTCAAATTCCCTTCAGCTCAaagtgcagctgcagggtgggGTTTGTGAACTAAAATAAGGAATACAGTTTTCCATCCAGGACAGAAAGGCTTCCTCAGACTCATTGCTTGGACCTTCTGTGTTAGTGGAAGATCTTCACTTCAGTTCAGTGAGACCAGTGACCAGACTGGAACCTGTTAATTAGCAGCTCCAGCCATTTCAGAAGGCTTAAAATAGAAAGGAATCTCTAATGACTAACTAAAAGGAGATAACCGTTGTCTTGACCTGTTTGCTTTTGTGTCTCCAAAGAAGCCCAAGTCTTACATGGTCTGAAAATGGTTTTATCCTGACTGAGGATGACACTCTGAGTGTACTGAGTTACCTGTGGTCTGTGGCTGAAGTAGATCCTGGTGGCTTTGCTTTCAGGGCAGGGTTTCTTGCAGGcagttcctctttttcttccctactACAGGCTCCACTTGGTTGTGACTCTTGAGTCCTGCCAAAACAAAATCCCAGCATGtgaagacctggggctgttgagcctggagaagagcagccccagagtcCCCACAGCCCTCTTTTCAgctctcagcaagagctaaagggtggggggcaagaggatgaggccaggctcttctcagtggtgcccagtgacaaggcAAGGGGcagaaactggaacccaggaggctctatctgaccaggaggagaaaattctttgacataagggtgctggagtcctggagcaggctgcccagagaggttgtggagccgccttctctggagagcttgcaaacccagctggccattgtgatcctgggcaagctgctgtgggtgcccctgcctgagcaggggggttggactagataatctccagaggtcccttcctacccctgctgggattctgtgatcttgagAGGTTCAGCTCAGTCTGTtgctgtgtctctgctgctAAAGTGCTTTTTCCCCCTGTCTCTGCAGGCTGGTAAGAAATGCACAGTGATTGGTGGGTCAGGATTCTTGGGCCAGCACATGGTGGAGAAGCTCCTGGAGAAGGGCTACGTGGTCAACGTCTTTGATATTCAGAAGAGATTTGACAATGACAGAGTCAAGTTCTTCCTGGGAGACCTTTGTGACAAAGAGGTACAGAGTGACAGCAGCACATGGCATGGGCAGGTGGAAAGGGTAAAGAAAGGGTGGTTCAAAGAGCCCCAAGCCCTgggtctagagcacaggtcttgtgtggagcagctgaggggcctggagaaaaggaggctgaggagagaccacctggctctccacaactccctgaagggaggttggagccaggtgggattcagtctcttctctccaggcacAAGTGATAGGGTAAGAAGAAATAgcttcaagttgccccaggggagggttaggttggacatggggaacaatttcATGCCCTTGAGGGTTGTTAagtgctggcccaggctgcccagggcagtggtggaatccccatccctggaggggctgcagagctatagaaatatggtgctgagggccatggttcaggggtgacctggcagtgctgggttgatggttggactctatatccttaaggtctcatccaaccaaagccattctgtgatgctctgattcTAAACCACCTGAAGGCATTTCACAGGTTTTAAAGGGTATGTAGATGTGCTCTCCAGCCTTTCCCTGTCAAGTCCACAGCCTAAGCAGTTTCCTGTAGAACCCTCCTCTAGAACACTGAAGATGTACTCAACAtctgcctggagctgcacagagcacagTTTGTTGCTCTCATTTGCATGGCTGTTAGCCCAACTTTACACTCTAATTACAGTCCCTGTTGGTAATTGCTTGTGGGTGTTCTCCTGGCCAacctcagctgcaggagagcagagcacatcATTCCTcacagctccaacctcctgccttaACTCAGTCATGCCTCTGAGCCTCTGCAGAAGCATTTgtttgccctgtgaggagatgtCTCCCCACCAGTATGAAGTGTCATgtctgagctctgtgctgcaaggACAGACAGTGCCATGAGGCTCTGCTGGATGTgggacctgctgcctgctgagttTCTTATCTCCAGGGCCTTTTGAGTCTCGTACTTTGCTCTGAAGGCTACTGCAAGTTGTTCAGTCTAGGTAGCCTTCAGGTCTCTGAAGGTTCCCAGGTTCTCCAGGAAGGCAAGGTTCTGCCTCACAAGGTGAGGACATTGTGAAGGTCCTGGATGTTGATCCTATTCCAGCTGCTCACCTTCAtggaaggatcacagaatcacacaatcccacactggtttgggtgggaagggatcttcaaagctcatccagtccaaccccctgcagccagcaggggcctCTGCAACtcgagcagattgctcagaggcccaaacagcctgacctgcagtggtgccagtctcaagctgtgccaggggaggtttaggctggaggttaggaagaagttcttcccagaaagagagattggcctttggaatgtgctgcccagggaggtggtggagtcaccatccctggaggtgtttaggaagagcctggatggggtgcttggtgccatggtttagttgattagatggtgttgggggataggttgggcttgatgatgttgaaggtcttttccaacctgatttatgctatgctgttctattctattccattccattccattcctctctGAGTAGAGAGTGCTGCTGTTGtcacctcactgctgtctgaTGCCCTGTGTCTTCCAGGCTTTGCTCCCAGCTTTACAAGGTGTGTCAGTGGCTTTTCACTGCGCGTCCCCAGCACCTTCCAGTGACAACAAGGACCTGTTTTACAAGGTGAATTTTATGGGAACCAAAGCAGTCATTGAAGCCTGTAAAGAAGCTGGAGTCCAGGtaagagcagcccaggctggagcatctctgtgaggaagaaaggctgagagccttggggctggtgagcctggagaagagcagccccagaggggatctgagcaatgctcagcaagagttaAAGGTCCTGTGGGGGTAAGAGGATGGgggcagactcttctcagtggtgcctggcaagaggacaaggggcaatgggcacaaactgcaacctgGGAGGCTCTACctgaccaggaggagaaactttgatgtgaggctgctggagccctggagcaggctgcgcagagaggttgtggtatctcctctggagagcttccaaacccagcttggggagtctccttctctggagagcttgcaaacccagctggccattgtgatgctgggcaagctgctgtgggtgcccctgcttgagcaggggggttggactagatgatcccttccaagccctgccattcTATGCCTCTGTGATTCCACACTGTCCATGTACAAATAGAGAAGGGTTTGGAATTGAGTGATGTCTCACTCCAGCCCCACAATCTGGTTTTTGTTGGGTGTTCCCCTCTCTGTGCAATAAGCTCTTGTAGGAAACAGGCCACATGGTGTTTACCTTCAGGCTTAGTCTGGCTCATTGTCAGAGTGAGGAGCTAAGTCTGGCTGGAGCTTCTTGGCTGCAGTCATCTGCTCTATTACAATGCAGACCTTGTTTCAAGCCACGTGTGGCTGGTTTCTCAGATACATCATCACTGCCTTCCTGTTTTGAAGCCACCAGGGGTACCTTTTTAGCCAACAAAAACCAAGATAAGAATTTTTGCTGGGCTTAATCTGGGTGATATTGTGATTGTTGAGATGAACAAATCTTCCAAGCACTCATGACTTCTCAAAAGCTGGCCTGTGCCAAGCCAAGAGGGCTCTCTGAtttttcctggaggtgttttttcccttgactggctgccctgggtgtttctggaagtgttttaaTCTCCTGCAGGTAGCACCAAACAATGTGACAGAGTCAGTTAAAGGAGTGGGAGCTTTCCTCCCTGCAGCttcacatcacagaatggtttgggatggaagggacctccaaaggtgatctagtccagcccccctgcagtgagcaggggcattcTACATCAGATCATGTTAGCCCACATGCTTCTAGATGTGGTTGAttagagaatcatggaattgttttggttgggaaagatctttaagattatGGAatccaaccattccctaactctgccacggctggggctaagccatgcccctcagcaccacagctctgcctctctgaaacacctctgaggatggggattcaaccacctccctgggcagcctgttgcagtttatgagaaccctttcagtgcagAAGCTTCTGATGTTCCATCAAaactgcaacttgaggccatttcctctcatcctatcacttggtgctagggaggagagagaccaccccccacctggcttcaacctcctttcagagagcagcagagagccagaaggtctcccctcagcctccttttctccaggctgaacaaccccagtttcctcagctgcttctcaccagccctgttctccagaaccttcatgcatttcattgcccttctctggacctgctccagcccctcaacgtctttcttgaagtgaggggtccaaaactgaccccaggactcaaggtgtggctaagtacagggggacaatccctggcCTGGTTCTGCTGGCTGGTCTAAGCCAGGCTACTGGtggccgccttggccacctgggcacactgctggctcaccttagctgctggcagccagcacccccaggtcctttttcactgggcagtttccagccactctgccccaagcctggagaatTCATTGGGCTGCTGTGAGCCACGTGCAGGATCcagcacttgcccttgttgaacctcagcccACTGACCACTGATCCAGCCTgagcagatccctctgcagagccttcctaccctcagcAGACCAGCACTCCCTCCCctcttgctgtcatctgcaggcTTCCTGAGGTTGCCTCGATCCCCTCCAGATCATTTTCTGTAGCAGCAGTTGATTGAACACCATCACTGTCCTTACTCAGCCTCTGTAATTAATGTCCCCTTTGTCTTGGGCTCTGAACAACCCTTGTCTGTCCCATCTCTTGCAGAAGCTGGTGTTAACTAGCAGTGCCAGCGTGGTTTTTGAGGGCACAGACATCAAAAATGGTTCTGAGGACCTCCCTTATGCCAAAAACCCTATTGACTACTACACAGAGACCAAGATCCTACAGGAGAAGGTATTTGTCATCCTATGGTCAATGGTGGTATGCTCAGTGCCTAAAGCTGCCCCTGTGAGGTAGGGCATGACCTGGGGGACACAAGGGACTCCTTAAGACTCAGCAGATCTCCCTTGTCCTCCAGAATCTCTCCTCATGAAATGAGATGTCTCCTCCTTGGGGTCACAGAGGAAATCTGTGTGGAATCACATCCAGCAATggctgccagagctggcagggagaaTTCCCTTTGCTTAGAGGAATCAGCCTGATCTCAGCCCTCCccctcagccagctctggggtcaTTTGTGCTGGTCACAGAAGGATGACaggtggctgtgtggctgccaCTTGCTTCTTTCCAAGGTGATCCATGTCCATCTCCTGAGGCAGGCTGATGGTTTGCTCCAGGGGCTGCTttctgagcagctctctgccactCCACATAGTTAAGCACTCAGTTATGTGTCCTGTGGCTGGTTGTACTGGTTTCACTGGGATGGAGGCCTAGGCCTGCCTTGGGCTGTAGGCCATTAGCACTTTTGATTAagctgtgaggggcagaggccaggaCAGGTGGCCTGAGTTGGCTCCAGGTGTATCCCAGACCATAAACATCATGTCCAGCACAAAGGGGGAAGTCTGGGAGGGATGGGAGCAggatcccctcctgccttccttccccccccctcctgccttccttccccccccctcctgccttccttccctccccccccaggctgccttgTTTTGGGGCTAGGACCTTTCTCTCCCCTGATGTTTCTGGGGCTTTTCTCCTGATTTTGGTTACCTTTTCTTTGTCCCCTCCAGGAAGTGCTCAGTGCCAATGACCCAGCCAACAATTTCCTCACTACTGCTATTCGTCCCCATGGAATATTTGGCCCTAGAGACCCTCAGCTGGTTCCCATCCTCATCCAGGCAGCTAAGAGTGGCAAAATGAAGTTCATCATTGGGTGAGCAAAGCTCAGGCAGTGAGCAGCTTTTAGTAAAACTGATGCTGAAGCTGTGAAGCCCTTGTGGAAGGGGAACAAGGTGAAAGCAGGAGTGGTGCTGTGGGAGGGATGTTTGGTTGGTTTCACTTGTGGGCCATTTTCCACttgtggggaaggagaaggaaaaggaaggggaaaggagaaagttgAAGGAAGaagtgggaaggaaggaagggggaggaagaaatgggaagggaggggaaggaaggaggaggagggggggtagaaaggaaggaaggagaaatgagTGGTGCATGAGGAAAACTGAGCATTCTGCATGTAAAATCTGAGCAGTTCATGCCCTCAGAGGCTCATCATGCAAAAAGATGAGTGgcttgggctgcctgtgccttgTCTAAAGAGCTGTGCTTTTAGATAGGAGAGAGCTCAGACTGCCTGCTGCTAATTGAATTCATATACACTTGTGGCATTGGAGGCTCTTGCAATTAAAAAGCCTTCATGGCAGGCTGTGCATATTCCTGAATACAAGATCAAAGGCAttgagccttgcagagcttcTAGTGGGCCAGGGAAATTTTAAGAGCAAGAAATAGCCCAAGCTTGCTACTAAGAATATTTGTGTGCATTGGTTTATGCTCTTGAAATGTGCTCTTTCATTTAGAAAAGGTTTCTGTTGTATGCAGAGAGCTGGTTTGTTTGTGTCTGCACATGGGGATGTGTGCCTGGGgtagagggaaggaagggaagagagagtttgggtttggagaggttggttgggtttttttttctctgttgctcTAATTCTTCCAGTTCAGCCCTGCACTGACCTCTCAAACTGATCAGTTAGCAGCTGTCAGGGGTCAGGGTTGGGCTGCCTGGAACAactctgcttcccaaagggaaaagaaagggaggaaaggagagagagtgttgggatgggaaagaaactaagccagctgggatggaaagaataACCCCATGAAATAGAGACAGACCCAAACCAACATGGAACCAGCCCCCTGATGGCAGTGATGTCACCATtgggcactgggcaagtcccagactggactcagcagcaggtggAAACCAGgtgctggattctggaactgggaccaggatggaaggcagaagaggCAGAGTCCTCCTGGGGCACTGGCCAGCAAAATAAAGGCTTGACCCTGATGATCCCTCAGCTGTCTCCTGAGGATGCCCTCCATGGGATGCAATCCCTTGTTGGGCActtgagggtcacctgtcctgtctgctcctccccactggtgccacctctgccttcctgccccccagggtAGGGCACAAGATgtagcagtgcccttggtgtgcccaggagcgaggccaaggcagagccttgctgcagcccagcccttggcaggaatTCTGCCCACCAGctggaagcagcccctggctgtgcaagcctgccctgaacttcagaaagtgcctcactgagcagagcctgagctgggacaTCACATCCTGACCAgaatcagctctgctctggctcagagcagggcactgagaatgcttggctgcagcagccctgggtttATGGCCAAATGAGTAGGGTGGTGGTTTTGTACCAAACCATTTGTCTGATGTAGCTGGACTCTGGGAGGTGACAGCAGACTGATTTTTCTGTGTAGAAATAGCTGTCTCAGAGTGAGTTAAATCTGCTGTAGCCAGGGCTGAAGTTGGCTTTTTGAGGGACTCAGTTAGAATTTCAGGAGCCAAGACATTTGTAATTGAAAGCTTGTCCTGAAGTGACTTTCTTTCTGCCACTTCTTTGTTCTGCTTCTGTGG
This sequence is a window from Dryobates pubescens isolate bDryPub1 chromosome 18, bDryPub1.pri, whole genome shotgun sequence. Protein-coding genes within it:
- the NSDHL gene encoding sterol-4-alpha-carboxylate 3-dehydrogenase, decarboxylating; its protein translation is MATHLRSAGKKCTVIGGSGFLGQHMVEKLLEKGYVVNVFDIQKRFDNDRVKFFLGDLCDKEALLPALQGVSVAFHCASPAPSSDNKDLFYKVNFMGTKAVIEACKEAGVQKLVLTSSASVVFEGTDIKNGSEDLPYAKNPIDYYTETKILQEKEVLSANDPANNFLTTAIRPHGIFGPRDPQLVPILIQAAKSGKMKFIIGDGKNLVDFTYVENVVHGHILAAEHLQKGSPLCGKAFHITNDEPIPFWAFMARILTGLNYDPPKYHIPYGLAYYLALFLSLLLWLLRPLVTIKATFTPMRVALAGTFHYYSCERAKRAMGYKPVVSLDEAIERTVQSYPQLRRAKA